Proteins co-encoded in one Jeotgalibacillus malaysiensis genomic window:
- a CDS encoding membrane protein, translating into MSDWLLVIISGLLMVLVLFVCTKLLGKKQISQLSFFEYVTGITIGSIGAEVITGLDGQFLQGV; encoded by the coding sequence GATTATCAGTGGTCTGCTGATGGTTCTTGTACTTTTTGTCTGCACTAAATTGCTTGGAAAAAAACAGATCTCACAGCTGTCTTTCTTCGAATATGTCACAGGGATCACCATTGGCAGTATTGGAGCAGAAGTCATTACAGGACTGGACGGTCAGTTTCTGCAGGGTGTATAG